The following coding sequences are from one Arachis hypogaea cultivar Tifrunner chromosome 7, arahy.Tifrunner.gnm2.J5K5, whole genome shotgun sequence window:
- the LOC112703270 gene encoding VIN3-like protein 2: MKQPPHSGFWTNMTEHNNTYNFTGFLLDPAKCSTLNLQEKQKLVHEIARQSKDAPSMLRSLTRRELLEIICAELGKERKYTGYTKNQMIEYLLKIISRNSKLHVTQNTLAHSPSKRKKGPASQDLDHDSPEDSKDEILKVLLCQNVACKATLNPEDSFCKRCSCCICHCYDDNKDPSLWLTCTNEESCGMSCHLRCALSNQLSGILKSSFGVKLEGAFFCVSCGKINELMSTWRKQLLVAKEARRVDILTLRITLAHRILIGTEIYNEIQKIVETALKLLDNEVGPLDNVCASMTRGIVSRLYCGAEVQKLCSNAIECFDLKFSNIFHSHVEKKDTPTCSIRFEECLPTSVVLVLEYDDKLLKNFLGCRLWHRMSTTEYPEQPTFIVLRPEKRFKLENLLPSTEYFCKASLFSSIGILGAAEAKWVTPCESVNPLPNVIRCGGNHSSQSPQRSPVIGMHKFSQGMIKTNAENHPVESANSHIRGSFEEFLTRTPSVVPFSHKTSVAVSPPTPSKPNEMRQLCALMPRNRLKEHDYEHSVRVVKWLEHQGHIDELFRIRFLTWFSLKATQQERRVVSAFVDALIDEPSSLADQLVHTFSDVICSEQKP; encoded by the exons ATGAAACAACCTCCACATTCTGGTTTCTGGACAAACATGACCGAACACAACAACACTTATAATTTTACGG GTTTTCTTCTTGATCCTGCAAAGTGCAGCACACTGAATCTGCAAGAGAAACAGAAGCTAGTCCATGAGATTGCTCGCCAGTCAAAAGATGCTCCGAGTATGCTCCGATCCCTAACACGCAGGGAACTTCTGGAAATAATTTGTGCTGAATTAGGCAAAGAGAGGAAGTACACGGGATATACCAAAAATCAAATGATTGAGTATCTTCTTAAGATTATTTCAAGGAATTCCAAGTTGCATGTAACCCAAAATACTCTTGCCCATTCTCCGTCGAAAAGGAAAAAAGGACCTGCATCTCAAGATTTGGATCATGATTCTCCTGAGGATAGTAAAGACGAAATACTGAAAGTCTTATTGTGTCAAAATGTTGCTTGTAAAGCTACTTTGAATCCAGAAGATTCTTTTTGCAAGAGATGTTCTTGCTGCATTTGTCATTGCTATGACGATAACAAGGACCCCAGTTTGTGGTTGACTTGCACCAATGAGGAATCATGTGGAATGTCATGCCATTTACGATGTGCTTTGAGTAATCAGTTGTCTGGAATTTTGAAGAGCAGTTTTGGTGTAAAGTTAGAAGGAGCCTTCTTTTGTGTTTCTTGCggaaaaattaatgaattaatgaG CACATGGCGTAAACAGTTATTGGTTGCCAAAGAAGCTAGAAGAGTAGATATACTCACTTTGCGAATAACGTTGGCTCACAGAATTCTTATTGGAACAGAAATATACAATGAAATACAAAAGATTGTTGAAACTGCTCTCAAGTTATTGGATAATGAAGTGGGACCTCTGGATAATGTATGTGCAAGCATGACCCGCGGTATTGTGAGCAGGCTCTATTGTGGTGCTGAGGTTCAGAAGTTGTGCTCCAATGCAATTGAATGTTTTGATCTAAAGTTTTCTAATATCTTCCATAGTCATGTGGAGAAGAAAGACACACCAA CATGCTCCATACGTTTTGAAGAGTGTCTTCCTACATCCGTGGTTCTTGTTCTTGAATATGATGATAAACTTCTGAAAAACTTTCTAGGCTGCAGGCTTTGGCACCGAATGTCAACAACAGAGTACCCTGAACAACCCACCTTTATTGTTTTAAGGCCTGAGAAAAGATTCAAATTAGAAAATCTCCTTCCTTCAACTGAGTACTTCTGCAAGGCTTCTCTATTCAGCAGCATTGGGATTTTGGGTGCTGCTGAAGCTAAATGGGTTACACCTTGTGAGTCCGTGAATCCTCTTCCGAACGTTATTAGGTGTGGTGGTAACCATTCATCACAGTCACCTCAGAGATCCCCAGTGATAGGTATGCACAAATTTTCACAGGGAATGATCAAGACAAATGCTGAAAATCATCCAGTAGAATCTGCCAACTCTCACATCAGGGGCAGCTTTGAGGAGTTCCTAACTCGGACTCCCTCAGTCGTACCATTTTCACATAAAACTTCAGTTGCGGTTTCACCTCCAACGCCTTCTAAACCCAATGAAATGAGGCAACTCTGTGCTTTGATGCCGAGGAACCGTTTGAAGGAACATGATTATGAGCATTCCGTCAGGGTAGTCAAATGGTTAGAACACCAAGGGCACATTGACGAACTCTTCAGAATAAGGTTTCTCACATGGTTCAGCCTCAAGGCTACACAGCAGGAGAGAAGAGTGGTTAGTGCTTTTGTCGATGCACTGATCGACGAGCCTTCAAGCTTAGCAGACCAGCTCGTACACACTTTCTCGGACGTGATATGTTCCGAGCAGAAACCTTAG
- the LOC112703271 gene encoding protein SICKLE: MEDSEQRKKRLKEMRMQADQAEVSGGVEGSGIPGHLSNPLIETSSTSRSQDRSSAAPRFDFYTDPMNAFSSNRMNNPRMQSAPDYFPLANFARSPAVQDPGSTNLYMAASATQASPTPYRNPGWSEPRGHTHYNLPFRSANGSTYPNPRFEPPGGPSYFAGQGIIPHPSHSLNPSPGYRNSPTPNRGRGRGIWHNTQSHASGRCREQGLTSHGHWSNKDRASGPEDFYKRSMVEDPWKLLSPVIWRTTTISSYTPGSSKPRISNSVSDKREGPSGAAIKTGSEPSLAEYLAAAFNEAAGNAENV; the protein is encoded by the exons ATGGAGGATTCAGagcaaagaaagaaaaggttGAAAGAAATGCGCATGCAGGCTGATCAAGCTGAAGTTTCTGGTGGTGTTGAAGGTTCTGGGATCCCAGGTCATCTCTCAAACCCCTTGATTGAAACTTCTTCGACTAGTCGCTCACAGGATAGATCATCCGCTGCACCAAGATTTGACTTTTATACAGATCCAATGAATGCATTCTCTTCTAACAGAATGAACAACCCCCGTATGCAGTCTGCACCAGATTATTTTCCTCTGGCCAATTTTGCCAGGTCTCCTGCAGTACAAGATCCAG GATCAACGAATCTGTATATGGCTGCCTCTGCCACTCAAGCATCACCAACACCCTATCGAAACCCAGGTTGGAGTGAACCAAGAGGCCATACTCATTATAACTTACCATTCCGTTCAGCAAATGGTAGTACTTATCCTAATCCTAGATTCGAACCACCAGGTGGTCCATCATATTTTGCTGGACAAGGCATAATTCCCCATCCGAGCCATAGTCTGAACCCTTCTCCAGGATACAGGAATAGTCCAACTCCCAATCGAGGGAGAGGCAGGGGCATTTGGCATAACACCCAAAGCCATGCTTCAGGACGTTGCAGGGAACAAGGACTAACTTCGCATGGTCACTGGTCCAACAAGGACAGAGCTTCCGGCCCAGAAGATTTTTATAAGAGGTCCATGGTTGAAGATCCATGGAAGCTTTTAAGCCCTGTAATATGGAGGACAACGACGATCTCTTCATATACACCAGGAAGTTCAAAACCTCGGATTTCGAACTCAGTAAGTGATAAAAGGGAAGGACCATCTGGCGCTGCTATCAAAACCGGGTCTGAGCCAAGTCTTGCTGAGTACTTGGCTGCTGCTTTCAATGAAGCTGCAGGAAATGCAGAAAATGTGTGA
- the LOC112701545 gene encoding uncharacterized protein, protein MIKIADTLFKLFAEVIERVGSSNIVHVVTNNAANYVSAGKLIHEKYPKIFWSPCAAHCINLILKDIASISHIADLASRASKVTVFVYNHMIFLLWLRKRPNWKEIVRPGVTRFATVFITLKSIYDHKEDLQTLMVDKYFTSHELSKSVNRKIVSSIILDSKFWKNCVTMVKIVGPFIKLLRLVDADEKPSLGYVYEGMQRAKIAIKTMFRNRKVAYTPYTSILKIRWDKHLKLDLHAAAYFLNPGFFYSEGFVEKENILRFYLIYLILTSFVMTQLPQCKRYNCIEIEKKVLEGKVL, encoded by the coding sequence ATGATAAAAATTGCTGATACCTTGTTTAAATTGTTTGCTGAGGTTATTGAGCGGGTTGGGTCTAGTAACATTGTGCATGTGGTTACTAATAATGCTGCAAATTATGTATCTGCTGGAAAACTCATTCATGAAAAGTATCCAAAGATTTTTTGGTCTCCTTGTGCTGCTCACTGCATAAATCTTATTTTGAAAGACATAGCAAGTATTTCTCACATAGCTGACCTTGCCTCTCGTGCTTCAAAAGTGACTGTGTTTGTTTACAATCATATGATTTTCTTGTTATGGCTTAGAAAAAGACCAAATTGGAAAGAAATTGTTCGACCAGGGGTTACACGTTTTGCTACTGTTTTCATTACTTTGAAAAGTATATATGATCATAAAGAAGACTTGCAAACATTGATGGTGGACAAATATTTCACTTCTCATGAATTGTCCAAGAGTGTCAATAGGAAGATAGTTAGCTCAATTATCTTGGACAGTAAGTTTTGGAAGAATTGTGTTACTATGGTGAAAATTGTTGGTCCTTTTATTAAGTTATTGAGGCTTGTTGATGCTGATGAGAAACCTTCTCTGGGATATGTGTATGAGGGCATGCAAAGAGCCAAAATTGCTATCAAGACAATGTTTAGAAATAGAAAAGTTGCATATACACCTTATACAAGTATCTTGAAAATTCGGTGGGATAAGCATTTGAAGCTTGACCTCCATGCAGCAGCTTACTTTTTGAATCCAGGTTTCTTCTATAGTGAGGGGTTTGTTGAGAAGGAAAATATCTTGAGGTTTTACTTGATTTATTTGATATTGACATCCTTTGTGATGACTCAGTTGCCGCAATGCAAGAGATATAATTGTATCGAGATCGAAAAGAAAGTTTTGGAAGGGAAAGTGCTTTGA